Proteins encoded by one window of Pseudonocardia alni:
- a CDS encoding cold-shock protein produces the protein MPQGTVKWFNAEKGFGFIATDDEGPDVFVHYSAIESNGFRTLEENQRVDFQASQGKKGPQADSVRVI, from the coding sequence CACCGTCAAGTGGTTCAACGCCGAGAAGGGCTTCGGCTTCATCGCCACCGACGACGAGGGACCGGACGTCTTCGTCCACTACTCCGCCATCGAGTCGAACGGATTCCGCACGCTGGAGGAGAACCAGCGCGTCGACTTCCAGGCCAGCCAGGGCAAGAAGGGCCCGCAGGCCGACTCGGTCCGCGTGATCTGA
- a CDS encoding TspO/MBR family protein, with translation MASTTARAGRTAGPATGMDLARTWAVLAAAVLQAVAGSLGGSGTFGESQRVLSDRYPSLVTPATVAFSVWGLIYLALLVYAVYQSLPGQRSRPVHRATGWLFVATAALNAGWIVVFSQELLGTAQLLIVALLVTLAVVLHRLAAFPAEGVADRALLHGPLAFYTGWVSLATVAGFSVTLTYWGAPLGPVTAAALLGAGVLAAGVAARRTTAALPYAATAAWALVWVAVESAAAGTVPVTVVAALGVGAVVVAAALRAREGLRPAFG, from the coding sequence ATGGCGTCGACGACGGCGAGGGCGGGCCGCACGGCAGGCCCGGCCACCGGGATGGACTTGGCACGCACCTGGGCGGTGCTCGCCGCGGCGGTACTGCAGGCGGTGGCGGGCTCGCTCGGCGGCAGCGGGACGTTCGGGGAGTCGCAGCGGGTGCTCAGCGACCGCTACCCCTCACTGGTCACCCCGGCGACGGTGGCGTTCTCCGTGTGGGGCCTCATCTACCTGGCCCTGCTCGTGTACGCGGTGTACCAGTCGCTGCCCGGGCAGCGGTCGCGCCCGGTGCACCGGGCGACCGGCTGGCTGTTCGTGGCGACGGCGGCGCTCAACGCGGGCTGGATCGTCGTGTTCTCCCAGGAGCTCCTGGGCACCGCGCAGCTGCTGATCGTGGCACTGCTGGTGACCCTGGCCGTGGTGCTGCACCGGCTCGCCGCGTTCCCCGCCGAGGGAGTGGCCGACCGGGCACTCCTGCACGGCCCGCTGGCCTTCTACACGGGCTGGGTGTCACTCGCGACCGTCGCCGGGTTCTCGGTGACGCTGACCTACTGGGGCGCGCCGCTCGGCCCGGTGACGGCCGCGGCACTCCTCGGTGCCGGCGTGCTGGCCGCGGGCGTCGCGGCCCGGCGGACGACGGCGGCGCTGCCCTACGCGGCGACGGCCGCCTGGGCGCTGGTCTGGGTCGCGGTGGAGTCCGCGGCGGCCGGGACGGTGCCGGTGACCGTGGTCGCGGCGCTCGGCGTCGGGGCGGTGGTCGTCGCGGCGGCACTGCGGGCGCGGGAGGGGCTGCGGCCGGCCTTCGGCTGA
- a CDS encoding bifunctional DNA primase/polymerase yields MYFTGKAAPQGLSHKRKEVTSMSWWDSYRAVYGAELRAAAREYADHGWPLVPGPGAEVMLATGDVLDVVEVPAAIGRQVCRTLREAGEVVPVAATPEGTWWFPMSPRHALPAELSLHTDVVLHTDGIGVVAPPTERPEGWVQWRVAPARVGYRVPEAAVVVEAVCDAVRRRGSEQSLPDEQEARAEQPGVPSALRR; encoded by the coding sequence GTGTACTTCACAGGGAAAGCGGCACCACAGGGGTTGTCGCACAAGCGGAAGGAAGTGACCTCCATGTCCTGGTGGGACAGCTACCGAGCCGTCTACGGCGCGGAGCTGCGAGCGGCTGCTCGCGAGTACGCCGACCACGGTTGGCCGCTCGTGCCGGGGCCGGGCGCGGAGGTCATGCTCGCGACGGGCGACGTGCTCGACGTGGTCGAGGTCCCGGCGGCCATCGGTCGGCAGGTCTGCCGGACGCTGCGTGAGGCCGGCGAGGTCGTGCCGGTCGCCGCGACGCCCGAGGGCACCTGGTGGTTCCCGATGAGCCCGCGGCACGCGCTCCCGGCCGAGCTGAGCCTGCACACCGACGTCGTGCTGCACACCGACGGCATCGGCGTCGTCGCCCCGCCGACCGAGCGTCCCGAGGGCTGGGTGCAGTGGCGCGTGGCCCCGGCGCGGGTCGGCTACCGGGTGCCCGAGGCCGCGGTCGTCGTCGAAGCGGTCTGCGACGCGGTGCGCCGTCGCGGCAGTGAGCAGTCCCTGCCCGACGAGCAGGAGGCGCGGGCCGAGCAGCCCGGCGTCCCGAGCGCCCTGCGGCGCTGA
- a CDS encoding DUF445 domain-containing protein produces MQTSRAPERPTPVPQRDRTIGSVPDVPLGGFGPGDEQKRRDLRRMKAVATGFLLGATVVFFVAKYFEVVRGLPGADYVRAAAEAGMVGALADWFAVTALFRHPLRIPIPHTAIIPRKKDMIGDSLGDFVGENFLSESVVRDKLERIGVSESVGRWIAEQQNADRITTELVTAARALVTVLRDEDVQNVIETVAVRKLMEIPVGPPMGKALEGVLADGAHRRLVDLVCDRAYDWVADNQEMVLRVVHDRAPSWTPRFVDDLVADKLFAEIRGYAWAVKTDPEHPLRHAVDRYLAEFARDLQHDETTMERAEQVKRQVVEHPEVQHFIGRAWTVVKSMVLDAADDPSNELRLRVRDGLMAFGRRLGRDAELRAKLDGWLADAASYVVRHYRHQITTLITETVARWDAEETSRKIELQVGRDLQWIRINGTVVGALAGLVIHAVGELVIG; encoded by the coding sequence GTGCAGACCTCCCGCGCGCCGGAGCGCCCGACCCCCGTCCCGCAGCGGGACCGCACCATCGGGTCCGTTCCCGACGTCCCCCTCGGCGGCTTCGGCCCCGGTGACGAGCAGAAGCGGCGCGACCTGCGGCGCATGAAGGCCGTCGCCACCGGGTTCCTCCTCGGCGCGACGGTCGTGTTCTTCGTCGCGAAGTACTTCGAGGTCGTCCGCGGTCTCCCCGGGGCGGACTATGTCCGGGCCGCCGCCGAGGCCGGCATGGTCGGTGCGCTCGCCGACTGGTTCGCGGTGACCGCGCTGTTCCGGCACCCGTTGCGGATCCCGATCCCGCACACCGCGATCATTCCGCGCAAGAAGGACATGATCGGTGACAGCCTCGGCGACTTCGTCGGGGAGAACTTCCTGTCCGAGTCCGTCGTCCGCGACAAACTCGAGCGGATCGGGGTCAGCGAGTCGGTCGGGCGGTGGATCGCCGAGCAGCAGAACGCCGACCGGATCACCACCGAGCTGGTCACCGCCGCGCGGGCCCTCGTGACCGTGCTGCGCGACGAGGACGTGCAGAACGTCATCGAGACCGTCGCGGTCCGCAAGCTGATGGAGATTCCGGTCGGTCCGCCGATGGGCAAGGCGCTGGAGGGCGTCCTGGCCGACGGCGCCCACCGCAGGCTGGTCGACCTCGTCTGCGACCGCGCCTACGACTGGGTCGCCGACAACCAGGAGATGGTCCTGCGGGTGGTGCACGACCGCGCGCCGTCCTGGACGCCGCGCTTCGTCGACGACCTCGTGGCCGACAAGTTGTTCGCCGAGATCCGCGGGTACGCCTGGGCGGTCAAGACCGACCCCGAGCACCCGCTGCGGCACGCCGTGGACCGCTACCTCGCCGAGTTCGCCCGCGACCTGCAGCACGACGAGACGACGATGGAGCGCGCCGAGCAGGTCAAGCGCCAGGTCGTCGAGCACCCGGAGGTGCAGCACTTCATCGGCCGCGCCTGGACGGTCGTGAAGTCCATGGTCCTCGACGCCGCCGACGACCCGTCGAACGAGCTGCGCCTGCGAGTGCGCGACGGCCTCATGGCCTTCGGGCGGAGGCTGGGCCGCGACGCCGAGCTGCGCGCGAAGCTCGACGGTTGGCTGGCGGACGCCGCGTCGTACGTCGTGCGGCACTACCGGCACCAGATCACCACCCTGATCACCGAGACCGTCGCCCGCTGGGACGCGGAGGAGACCTCGCGCAAGATCGAGCTCCAGGTGGGCCGGGACCTGCAGTGGATCCGGATCAACGGCACCGTCGTGGGGGCGCTCGCCGGCCTGGTCATCCACGCCGTGGGGGAGCTCGTCATCGGGTGA
- a CDS encoding helix-turn-helix domain-containing protein has product MATERKHGERESVEPVERVAQAVESVGQTVGHAVEDIGSYIRAQREAAQVSMRQLARTAGVSNPYLSQVERGLRKPSAEILQQIAKGLRISAEALYVRAGILEERPAGQVTDAVLTDPTLNERQKRVLLDVYESFRRENGLSAGTTDTPTDTRK; this is encoded by the coding sequence ATGGCCACCGAGCGCAAGCACGGAGAGCGTGAGTCCGTCGAACCCGTCGAGCGCGTCGCGCAGGCCGTCGAGAGCGTCGGTCAGACCGTGGGGCACGCGGTGGAAGACATCGGGTCCTACATCCGCGCCCAGCGCGAGGCCGCCCAGGTCTCCATGCGGCAGCTGGCCCGCACCGCGGGCGTCAGCAACCCGTATCTCAGCCAGGTCGAGCGCGGACTGCGCAAGCCGTCCGCCGAGATACTGCAGCAGATCGCCAAGGGGCTGCGGATCTCCGCCGAGGCGCTGTACGTCCGCGCCGGGATCCTCGAGGAGCGGCCCGCCGGTCAGGTGACCGACGCGGTGCTCACCGATCCGACTCTCAACGAGCGGCAGAAACGTGTGCTGCTCGATGTCTACGAGTCCTTTCGCAGGGAGAACGGCCTCTCTGCCGGCACCACCGACACCCCCACCGATACGAGGAAGTGA
- a CDS encoding DUF2516 family protein, producing the protein MVVVGGFSFGHALMQRADAFTAAGKLTKNAWLGITGVALLLLIITNGPMFGGAMFWLAATVATLVYLVDVKPAVMEVQGGGPRW; encoded by the coding sequence ATGGTCGTGGTCGGCGGGTTCTCGTTCGGGCACGCACTGATGCAACGTGCGGACGCCTTCACCGCGGCGGGCAAGCTCACCAAGAACGCATGGCTGGGCATCACCGGCGTCGCGCTGCTGCTCCTGATCATCACGAACGGCCCGATGTTCGGCGGTGCCATGTTCTGGCTGGCCGCCACCGTCGCGACGCTGGTCTACCTGGTCGACGTCAAGCCCGCGGTGATGGAGGTCCAGGGCGGCGGACCGCGCTGGTGA
- the lon gene encoding endopeptidase La: MSDVLTLPVLPLDDAVVLPGMVVPVRLDDSDTRAAVDAATAAAQDRDDGRRVLVVPRIDGRYGAIGVVAVLEQIGRLPNGDRAAVVRGERRARIGSGVSGPGAALWVEAEPVDSGEPTGRTHELAREYKALVIGILQQRGAWQVIDSVQQTDDPGALADLAGWASWLDVAHKAELLAEIDLDARLEKLLGWTKEHVAEQEVTEKISNDVREGMEKQQREFLLRQQLAAIRKELGEDDPEGSDDYRARVEAADLPDEVRKAALTEVGKLERSSDQSPESGWIRTWLDTVLDIPWSTATTDSSDLVEARRILDADHAGLDDVKERLVEFLAVRARRERKGLDTVGGRGSGAVLSLVGPPGVGKTSLGESVARALGRNFVRVALGGVRDEAEIRGHRRTYVGALPGRIVRAIREAGSMNPVVLLDEIDKVGSDFRGDPTAALLEVLDPAQNHTFRDHYLEVDLDLSNVLFLATANDGSAIPGPLADRMEIVTLDGYTEPEKVAIARDHLLPRQVAKAGLDDGDVEFTDVALSMIAAEYTREAGVRQLERGLAKVLRKVAVQLDASETERPVHVDADALVTYLGRPRFTPESAERTSVPGVATGLAVTGAGGDVLFIEATSMDGEPGLQITGQLGEVMTESVSIALSYLRSRGLAGDLASRKLHVHVPAGAVPKDGPSAGVTMTTALASLASGRPVRSSVGMTGEVTLQGKVLPIGGVKQKLLAAHRAGLTDVIIPKRNEPDLDDVPAAVREELRVHPVADVSEVLAIALEPAHDAATAEQSAA, encoded by the coding sequence ATGAGTGACGTGCTGACGCTCCCGGTCCTGCCCCTCGACGACGCCGTGGTCCTGCCCGGCATGGTCGTCCCCGTCCGTCTCGACGACTCCGACACCCGTGCCGCGGTGGACGCGGCCACCGCCGCGGCCCAGGACCGCGACGACGGGAGACGGGTGCTCGTCGTGCCCCGCATCGACGGCCGCTACGGCGCCATCGGCGTCGTCGCCGTGCTCGAGCAGATCGGCAGGCTCCCCAACGGGGACCGGGCCGCCGTCGTGCGGGGTGAGCGGCGCGCCCGTATCGGGTCGGGGGTCTCCGGCCCCGGCGCGGCGCTCTGGGTCGAGGCCGAGCCGGTCGACTCCGGCGAGCCCACCGGCCGCACCCACGAGCTCGCCCGCGAGTACAAGGCTCTGGTGATCGGCATCCTGCAGCAGCGGGGGGCCTGGCAGGTCATCGACTCCGTGCAGCAGACCGACGACCCGGGCGCGCTCGCCGACCTCGCCGGGTGGGCGTCGTGGCTGGACGTCGCGCACAAGGCCGAGCTGCTCGCCGAGATCGACCTCGATGCCCGGCTGGAGAAGCTCCTGGGCTGGACCAAGGAGCACGTCGCCGAGCAGGAGGTCACCGAGAAGATCTCGAACGACGTCCGCGAGGGCATGGAGAAGCAGCAGCGCGAGTTCCTGCTCCGCCAGCAGCTCGCCGCGATCCGCAAGGAGCTCGGTGAGGACGACCCGGAGGGCTCCGACGACTACCGCGCCCGCGTGGAGGCCGCCGACCTGCCCGACGAGGTCCGCAAGGCCGCGCTGACCGAGGTCGGCAAGCTGGAACGCTCCTCGGACCAGAGCCCGGAGTCCGGCTGGATTCGGACCTGGCTCGACACCGTCCTCGACATCCCGTGGAGCACCGCGACCACCGACTCGTCGGACCTCGTGGAGGCCCGTCGCATCCTCGACGCCGACCACGCCGGTCTCGACGACGTGAAGGAGCGCCTCGTCGAGTTCCTCGCCGTGCGCGCCCGCCGCGAGCGCAAGGGCCTCGACACCGTCGGCGGCCGCGGCTCGGGCGCGGTGCTCTCGCTGGTCGGCCCGCCCGGTGTCGGCAAGACGTCGTTGGGGGAGTCGGTCGCCCGCGCGCTCGGCCGGAACTTCGTCCGCGTCGCGCTCGGCGGCGTCCGGGATGAGGCGGAGATCCGCGGTCACCGGCGCACCTACGTCGGCGCGCTGCCCGGCCGGATCGTCCGCGCCATCCGCGAGGCCGGCTCGATGAACCCCGTCGTGCTGCTCGACGAGATCGACAAGGTCGGCAGCGATTTCCGCGGTGACCCGACCGCGGCGCTGCTGGAGGTCCTCGACCCGGCGCAGAACCACACGTTCCGCGACCACTACCTGGAGGTCGACCTCGACCTGTCGAACGTCCTGTTCCTGGCGACGGCGAACGACGGCTCCGCGATCCCCGGCCCGCTGGCCGACCGCATGGAGATCGTGACGCTCGACGGCTACACCGAGCCGGAGAAGGTCGCGATCGCCCGTGACCACCTGCTGCCGCGCCAGGTCGCCAAGGCCGGTCTCGACGACGGCGACGTCGAGTTCACCGACGTCGCGCTGTCGATGATCGCCGCCGAGTACACCCGGGAGGCCGGGGTCCGGCAGCTGGAGCGGGGCCTGGCGAAGGTGCTGCGGAAGGTGGCCGTCCAGCTGGACGCGTCGGAGACCGAGCGCCCGGTGCACGTCGACGCCGACGCGCTCGTCACCTACCTCGGCCGTCCGCGGTTCACGCCGGAGTCCGCCGAGCGGACCTCGGTGCCGGGCGTCGCGACCGGGCTGGCGGTGACCGGTGCCGGTGGTGACGTGTTGTTCATCGAGGCCACCTCGATGGACGGCGAGCCGGGCCTGCAGATCACCGGGCAGCTGGGCGAGGTGATGACCGAGTCCGTCTCGATCGCACTGTCCTACCTGCGCTCGCGCGGGCTGGCCGGTGACCTCGCGTCGCGCAAGCTGCACGTGCACGTCCCGGCCGGTGCGGTCCCGAAGGACGGCCCGTCCGCCGGCGTCACGATGACGACGGCGCTGGCGTCGCTGGCCTCCGGGCGTCCCGTCCGGAGCTCGGTCGGCATGACCGGCGAGGTGACGCTGCAGGGCAAGGTCCTGCCCATCGGCGGGGTGAAGCAGAAGCTGCTCGCCGCGCACCGGGCCGGGCTGACCGACGTGATCATCCCGAAGCGCAACGAGCCGGACCTGGACGACGTCCCGGCCGCGGTCCGCGAGGAGCTGCGGGTGCACCCGGTCGCCGACGTCTCCGAGGTCCTGGCGATCGCCCTGGAGCCCGCCCACGACGCGGCGACGGCCGAGCAGTCCGCGGCCTGA
- the purU gene encoding formyltetrahydrofolate deformylase: protein MSHYVITLSCPDRTGIVARISTFLADLGASITEAAYHADVEAGVFCTRQVVDAASVPFDVDELRARFAPVAAELGGEHRISDTGVRKRAVLLVTRDQHCLHDILGRVWAGELPVEITRVIGNHTSLEPVVAAHGVPFHHVPFPAPGDPAREQGKVTAFEEIRKLVDDDSPDAIVLARFMQVLPAHLCEAWAGRAINIHHSFLPSFAGARPYHQAHRRGVKLIGATCHYATADLDAGPIIEQDVARVDHGDTATDMVRRGRDIERLVLARGLRWHLEDRVLIQGNRTVVFR, encoded by the coding sequence ATGTCCCACTACGTGATCACCTTGTCCTGCCCGGACCGCACCGGCATCGTCGCGCGGATCAGCACGTTCCTCGCCGACCTCGGCGCCTCGATCACCGAGGCCGCGTACCACGCCGACGTCGAGGCCGGGGTGTTCTGCACCCGCCAGGTCGTCGACGCCGCGTCGGTCCCCTTCGACGTCGACGAGCTCCGCGCCCGGTTCGCCCCGGTCGCCGCCGAGCTGGGTGGTGAGCACCGCATCTCCGACACCGGCGTCCGCAAGCGCGCCGTGCTGCTGGTGACCCGCGACCAGCACTGCCTGCACGACATCCTCGGCCGGGTGTGGGCGGGCGAGCTGCCGGTGGAGATCACCCGCGTGATCGGCAACCACACGTCGCTGGAGCCGGTCGTCGCCGCGCACGGGGTGCCGTTCCACCACGTACCGTTCCCCGCGCCCGGCGACCCGGCCCGCGAGCAGGGCAAGGTCACCGCGTTCGAGGAGATCCGCAAGCTCGTCGACGACGACTCCCCCGACGCGATCGTCCTCGCCCGCTTCATGCAGGTCCTGCCCGCGCACCTGTGCGAGGCCTGGGCCGGGCGGGCGATCAACATCCACCACAGCTTCCTGCCGTCCTTCGCCGGGGCGCGGCCCTACCACCAGGCCCACCGGCGCGGGGTCAAGCTGATCGGCGCGACCTGCCACTACGCGACCGCCGACCTCGACGCGGGCCCGATCATCGAGCAGGACGTCGCCCGCGTCGACCACGGGGACACCGCGACCGACATGGTGCGACGGGGACGCGACATCGAGCGCCTGGTGCTGGCCCGGGGGCTGCGGTGGCACCTGGAGGACCGGGTGCTGATCCAGGGCAACCGGACCGTCGTCTTCCGCTGA
- a CDS encoding DUF2505 domain-containing protein, translating to MPRSIDYRATSAHPASKVYAAMVDRDLLEEQLRHIGGPGAGVTAYETTADGVRYTLRHGIPGEHLPSIVSSFVPGGDLQIDRSEQWRAGSEGVYDGTGSVKVIGTPATARSVMRIADVDGGSEVRIRAEVTVKVPLVGAKIEQAVAGQIEQLLAAETQFTLSRIS from the coding sequence ATGCCGCGCTCGATCGACTACCGCGCAACGTCCGCGCATCCGGCCTCGAAGGTCTACGCGGCGATGGTCGACCGCGATCTCCTGGAGGAGCAGCTGCGTCACATCGGCGGCCCCGGGGCCGGGGTGACCGCCTACGAGACCACCGCCGACGGCGTCCGCTACACACTGCGGCACGGGATCCCGGGCGAGCACCTGCCGTCGATCGTGTCGTCGTTCGTACCCGGCGGGGACCTGCAGATCGACCGCAGCGAGCAGTGGCGGGCCGGCAGCGAGGGCGTCTACGACGGCACCGGCTCCGTGAAGGTCATCGGCACCCCCGCCACCGCGCGGTCGGTGATGCGGATCGCCGACGTCGACGGCGGCAGCGAGGTCCGGATCCGGGCCGAGGTCACGGTCAAGGTCCCGCTGGTGGGTGCGAAGATCGAGCAGGCGGTCGCCGGGCAGATCGAGCAGCTGCTCGCCGCCGAGACCCAGTTCACCCTCTCCCGGATCTCCTGA
- a CDS encoding UDP-N-acetylmuramate dehydrogenase produces the protein MLSAHTTLRLGGPASRIVRAEGAAEVVDAVAAADRAGERVLLVGGGSNLVVADAGFDGTAVLLAGRGIGHERDGDRVLLTVEAGEDWDDVVAATVADGLGGLECLSGIPGRTGATPVQNVGAYGVEVADLLVDVDLYDRRTGTVREHVPASELGLAYRTSVLKGSDDAIVLRVRFALHADGRSAPIRYGELARTLGVDPETRTDPAAVREAVLGLRRGKGMVLDAEDHDTWSAGSFFTNPILPTDRAPQVDGLAAWPAGEGRVKLSAAGLIQNAGFGRGHAGPGGRVSLSTRHVLALTHRGGGTTADLLALAREVQGGVAERFGVTLRPEPVLVNCAV, from the coding sequence ATGCTCAGTGCGCACACCACACTGCGCCTCGGCGGACCGGCCTCCCGCATCGTGCGCGCCGAGGGCGCGGCCGAGGTGGTCGACGCCGTCGCCGCGGCCGACCGGGCCGGGGAACGGGTCCTGCTGGTGGGCGGCGGGTCGAACCTCGTCGTCGCCGACGCCGGGTTCGACGGGACCGCCGTGCTGCTGGCGGGGCGCGGGATCGGCCACGAGCGCGACGGCGACCGGGTGCTGCTGACCGTCGAGGCCGGTGAGGACTGGGACGACGTCGTCGCCGCGACCGTCGCCGACGGGCTCGGCGGGCTGGAGTGCCTGTCCGGTATCCCCGGGCGGACCGGCGCGACCCCGGTGCAGAACGTGGGCGCCTACGGCGTCGAGGTCGCCGACCTGCTCGTCGACGTCGACCTCTACGACCGGCGCACCGGCACCGTCCGCGAGCACGTGCCCGCCTCCGAACTGGGGCTCGCCTACCGCACGAGCGTCCTCAAGGGCAGCGACGACGCGATCGTCCTGCGGGTGCGCTTCGCGCTGCACGCCGACGGCCGCTCCGCCCCGATCCGCTACGGCGAGCTCGCCCGCACCCTCGGCGTCGACCCGGAGACGCGGACCGATCCGGCCGCCGTCCGTGAGGCGGTGCTCGGGCTGCGCCGTGGCAAGGGCATGGTCCTCGACGCCGAGGACCACGACACCTGGTCGGCCGGCTCGTTCTTCACCAACCCGATCCTGCCCACGGACCGGGCGCCGCAGGTCGACGGCCTGGCCGCGTGGCCCGCGGGAGAGGGCCGGGTCAAGCTGAGCGCCGCCGGGCTGATCCAGAACGCCGGGTTCGGCCGCGGGCACGCCGGCCCCGGCGGCCGGGTGTCGCTGTCGACGCGGCACGTCCTGGCCCTCACCCACCGCGGCGGGGGGACGACGGCCGACCTGCTGGCCCTGGCCCGTGAGGTGCAGGGCGGCGTCGCCGAGCGGTTCGGCGTCACCCTGCGTCCCGAGCCGGTGCTGGTGAACTGCGCCGTCTGA
- a CDS encoding L,D-transpeptidase, translating to MRRVLIVVVALIGALGVVGAVALAAPPQGPAVPQAAPAPAGPQVSYQPAASASSANPAQPVSVRAAGGTLDGVSLTGPDGDAVDGALSPDHTTWTSSGDLDFATTYTWHGRAVAPDGTATPVQGTVATLEPAHTVRGTLNIGDDRTVGIAAPIEIQFDRHVEDRAAIEKVLKVTTSKEVEGAWGWLPDENGGSRVHWRPKEYWPSGTKVTVDAPLKGVDYGGGSYGAEDLTTSFAIGRAQIVEADARSFRMIVIRNGKQIADYPASYGLADDPNRNTRSGIHVVTEKFTDKRMVSQQYGYDVVEKWAVRMSNNGEFIHANPVSAAAQGAANVTHGCVNLSIENAKAYYDTVLYGDPVEVTGTPVQLSARDGDLWDWTLSWEKWKGLSALS from the coding sequence TTGCGACGGGTTCTGATCGTCGTGGTGGCGCTGATCGGCGCGCTGGGCGTCGTCGGGGCGGTGGCCCTCGCGGCCCCGCCGCAGGGCCCGGCGGTGCCGCAGGCCGCCCCGGCCCCGGCCGGACCACAGGTGAGCTACCAGCCGGCCGCCTCGGCGTCGTCGGCGAACCCGGCACAGCCGGTCTCGGTCCGCGCGGCGGGCGGCACGCTGGACGGGGTGTCGCTGACCGGCCCGGACGGCGACGCCGTCGACGGCGCGCTGTCCCCGGACCACACCACCTGGACCAGCAGCGGTGATCTGGATTTCGCGACCACCTACACCTGGCACGGGCGCGCCGTCGCCCCGGACGGCACGGCGACCCCCGTGCAGGGCACCGTCGCGACGCTGGAACCCGCCCACACCGTGCGCGGCACCCTGAACATCGGCGACGACCGCACCGTCGGCATCGCCGCGCCGATCGAGATCCAGTTCGACCGGCACGTCGAGGACCGCGCCGCGATCGAGAAGGTCCTGAAGGTCACGACCTCGAAGGAGGTCGAGGGCGCGTGGGGCTGGCTGCCCGACGAGAACGGCGGCTCGCGCGTGCACTGGCGGCCGAAGGAGTACTGGCCGTCGGGCACGAAGGTGACCGTGGACGCGCCGCTCAAGGGCGTCGACTACGGCGGCGGCAGCTACGGCGCCGAGGACCTGACCACGTCGTTCGCGATCGGCCGCGCCCAGATCGTCGAGGCCGACGCCCGATCGTTCCGGATGATCGTGATCCGCAACGGCAAGCAGATCGCGGACTACCCGGCGTCCTACGGCCTGGCCGACGACCCGAACCGCAACACGCGCTCGGGCATCCACGTCGTCACCGAGAAGTTCACCGACAAGCGGATGGTCTCGCAGCAGTACGGCTACGACGTCGTCGAGAAGTGGGCCGTCCGGATGAGCAACAACGGCGAGTTCATCCACGCCAACCCGGTGTCGGCCGCCGCGCAGGGGGCCGCGAACGTCACCCACGGCTGCGTGAACCTGTCGATCGAGAACGCCAAGGCGTACTACGACACCGTGCTCTACGGCGACCCGGTCGAGGTCACCGGCACCCCCGTGCAGCTCTCCGCCCGCGACGGCGACCTGTGGGACTGGACGCTGTCCTGGGAGAAGTGGAAGGGGTTGTCGGCGCTGTCCTAG
- a CDS encoding SDR family NAD(P)-dependent oxidoreductase yields MTANDRPTAVVTGASSGIGAATARALGAAGFHVVLGARRVERCEEIAQEIDGTALPLDVTDRESVRAFADAVPEAKLLVNNAGGAKGLEPVADADEDDWRWMWETNVAGTLRLTQAFLPKLRASGDGHIVTVTSIAALDFYDNGAGYTGAKHAQAMLHRTLRGELLGEPIRITEICPGMVETEFSEVRLGDAEKAAKVYEGLTPLTADDVADTIVFAATRPSHVNLDQIVLKPRDQASGTRRHRR; encoded by the coding sequence ATGACCGCGAACGACCGTCCGACCGCCGTCGTCACCGGTGCTTCCTCCGGGATCGGCGCCGCCACCGCCCGTGCCCTCGGCGCCGCGGGCTTCCACGTGGTGCTGGGAGCCCGCCGGGTGGAACGCTGCGAGGAGATCGCGCAGGAGATCGACGGCACCGCGCTGCCCCTCGACGTCACCGACCGGGAGTCCGTGCGCGCCTTCGCCGACGCCGTGCCCGAGGCGAAGCTGCTGGTCAACAACGCCGGCGGCGCGAAGGGCCTGGAGCCCGTCGCCGACGCCGACGAGGACGACTGGCGCTGGATGTGGGAGACCAACGTCGCCGGCACGCTGCGTCTGACGCAGGCGTTCCTGCCGAAGCTGCGGGCGTCGGGCGACGGGCACATCGTCACGGTGACCTCGATCGCCGCGCTGGACTTCTACGACAACGGCGCCGGCTACACCGGTGCCAAGCACGCCCAGGCGATGCTGCACCGCACCCTGCGCGGGGAGCTGCTCGGCGAGCCGATCCGGATCACCGAGATCTGCCCCGGCATGGTGGAGACCGAGTTCTCCGAGGTGCGGCTGGGTGACGCCGAGAAGGCGGCGAAGGTCTACGAGGGCCTGACCCCGCTGACCGCCGACGACGTCGCCGACACGATCGTCTTCGCCGCGACCCGGCCGTCGCACGTCAACCTGGACCAGATCGTGCTCAAGCCGCGCGACCAGGCGTCGGGCACGCGGCGGCACCGGCGCTAG
- a CDS encoding DUF2530 domain-containing protein produces MTAHDSERASDPPPPPPLPARFYESPPVILGGMLLWAVGAGVAAAFVMVTGSGFDPASGAGAWFWTCIAGVGVGLFGAAVFSAQRAAARRGDRSAQRGVEPR; encoded by the coding sequence GTGACGGCCCACGACAGCGAGCGCGCGAGCGACCCCCCGCCCCCGCCGCCGTTGCCGGCGCGCTTCTACGAGTCCCCGCCGGTGATCCTCGGCGGGATGCTGCTGTGGGCGGTCGGCGCGGGCGTCGCCGCCGCGTTCGTGATGGTCACCGGATCCGGGTTCGATCCCGCGAGCGGCGCCGGCGCCTGGTTCTGGACCTGCATCGCCGGGGTCGGGGTGGGCCTGTTCGGCGCCGCGGTGTTCTCGGCGCAGCGGGCCGCCGCCCGGCGCGGGGACCGGTCGGCGCAGCGCGGCGTCGAGCCGAGGTAG